The sequence below is a genomic window from Psychrilyobacter piezotolerans.
TTATTTTCAATGCTGCTACCATATCTCTAAATCACAATTTTTAATATAAAATTTTATTTTTTCCCGATCTTTTAGCCTTATATAGTGACTTATCGACTATCTCTATCAACCCTTCAACACTGAGTCCTTCTTCATATTCCATGACTCCTCCGCTTATAGTTACCTTTATTTTTTCCCTGCTATTGAAAAATTCTCTCTTTTTTATTTCCTTCCTTAACCTTTCTCCTACTTTAAAAGCATCCATTCTGTTAGTATTAGGTAAAACAATTATAAATTCTTCCCCGCCATACCTGCACACTTTATCCATCTTACTGGTTTCTTCCATAAAAATTTTACAGACTTCTTTTAACACAAAATCTCCAAAAACATGGCCGTAGACATCATTTATATTTTTAAAATTATCTAAATCAATCATAATTATAGAAAAAGTCGACTGAAACATCTTCTTTTTAATTATTTCATCCTCTAAAAAAGTAGTGAGACTCTGCCTGTTATAAACCCCGGTAAGGGAATCTATTCTGGCAATTTCCTTTAATTCAATCTCTCTCTTTTTGACATTTTTTTGAATATTTTTTACCTCTTTTGTTATTACATTCAATTCTGAATCATCGGATATATACATCAATATTTCTTCTATATTTTTACTATAGTTTCCATTGGAAATTCCCTCTATTAAAATACTTAAATTTTTCAAATGAACCTTTAACTTTTTAGAAAATGAATTTATTATCAATAGAGAGATTATCGTCCCTATCAAACTAATGATAATTCCAGCTTTTATTATATTTAAAGGGAGCTCTTTTAGCTCATTTTTATAGGTTCCGCCTACCATGATTAATCCTAATTCTAAAATAGGTTCCAACCTAAAATATTTTTCACCATTAGGTGTATCCAAATCAAATATTACAGGTTTTTTAAGACTTAAAATTTCATCTAAATAAGATTTTTCACCCTTGAATTTCAAATCCATATATTCCTTTATTAAAATTATATTTTTATCATTTACCCCTGGTATCCCGGCATCTACAACAAGCATTCCCTTCTTATCCATGATAAACATCTTTCCTGTTTTTCCGATGGACAGATGGGACATTTTCAATTGATAATCCGAAAAATTCAGGTCCACTCCTACTACTCCTAATATTTTATCTTGAATATATACAACCTTAGCTATGGTAATTCCACTCTCTCCATTTGAAAATCTATAAATATCTGTAGTATGATAATCACTGTCTTCCTTTACCGCTCCTGTATACCACGGCCGTCTCCTCGGGTCATACCCCTCAGGTATAAAACCTGACCCCTTTAATGAGAAGTTTCCAAACTCATCCCCATAAAATATATTTTCAACCTCTTTATTATCAGTTACTATATGATCCATCATACCCTCTATCAGATCTTCAAATTTATCTTTGTGGGAACTTTCTTCCACACTGTGGATCACAAAAAACTCCAACAGGTTTAACACGGCTTCCATCTTATCGTTGATTAATTTTAATTGTTTTTTTTCCGAAGCAAAGATAAATTCAATTTTTTCCTGCTCCCTTCTTTCAGTTTCATTTTGTGTCAAAAAAAAACTATACATCCCTAAAAAAAAGATGGGTATCAGGCAGCTGATCACAGAAATTTTAATCACACTTTTTTGTATATTCATAATAACCCACCTCCTTTTTTTATCTTAGATCAAGTAACCTTTTAGCCACCGATTCAAAAGAATATTTTTTACTTTCCGCTATAAATTTTTTGTTCAGGTTGGGTACTTTCCCTAACTTTTCTAAATTTAAATTAACTACCTTCTCCAGATTGTTTACAACTTCACCATCTAAATTCACTAAACTATCCTTAAAAGGAATAACTTCTTTTAATCCTGAATGATTGAAAACTACAGGAACCAATCCCTGAGACATTCCCTCTATACTTACCATCCCAAAAGACTCTGGAAAAATAGACGGAACTACAATTACACTATGTTTTTTTATAACATGGGGCAGGGTATCGTGATCTAATTTTCCCAAAAACACAACCCTGTCCAGATCTATTTTTTTAGCTAATTCTAAATATTTATCCAATTTATCGCATTCTTTTAATGAATTCCAAAATTTTGATAAATATTTCAACTTCCCATGTTTTTTTTCTTCTAAATAATTTCCTTTTTCTATAATAATTTCTAGTAGCTCCTTATTACCATCTATTAATCCCCTCAGTAAGATTTCTAAAGCCGGTCTAAATTTCCCATATCCCACAATAGTTATATTTGTTGTGGGATTATTTTGAAAAATATAAGGCAGACTCATCAATAAAATATGCACCCCTTTGGAAATTATTAGTTTTCCTATATACAGGATCTTCTCCTCTCCTCTTAGGTTCTCAGATAATTTAGATATCAGATCTCTGTCTATATCCCTATATTCTATAACATTTTCTCCCTCATCTAAAAGTTTTTTTATCTCCTCTATATCTTTTAATTTTTTCACTTTCTCATAATTTTCATCATATATTTTTTTTATCGGCCCATTGGAATAACTCACTTTTTCTTCTATAATATTTTTAACCTCTTTATCTTTTAACAACCTATTGAATTGCTCAAAATTAACCCCTGAAGGAATGATTTTAAACCTGGTATCCCTAAAAAATTCTGTTCTTTCATAGATCTCACAAGATCTATCCCTTATATATTCACTTTGGACCACCACATTCTTGGAATCCAAAAACCCTTCATAGGAGAGGTTCATATACCTTTTATCTCTGCTTATAATATAATTTAATGAACTTCCATGACCAATAACTATATATGGCACCCCGGTCTTTTCCTGCACTTTTTTCATTATATATGGAGCTATGGCAAAATGATTACAGTAGATTATATCTATCTTGTTTTTTTTCAAAAAACTAATCATTGCCTTTACATTTAAATCTATATACCTTTCTAACTCTTCATCGGTCAAGTTATCAAATGTTTTTACTTTAAACCCGTCATATTCATCGTAGACAAACACAGGAAGCAGATCACCAATATACGGAGTTACTCCTATAAATCCATCATCTTTAAAATTCGTCTCCAGAGAAAGATTTTGATCGGCATCCATAACCCAATGGGAGCCAATATCTTCCACTCCACCCCAATTTCTTTCCTGGGAAAATAAATATACGTTATTTTCTTTTAAAAATTCTTCCACTATATTCAATGTAAAAACATTACTCCCGCTACCACGTAAAAGGTAACCATGCCAAAATAAAATTTCCAAACTCATCAACTCCCTTTTAGTTTAACATAATATACCTTTAATTTTAAACATTCCCTGTACAAAAAAATAATCTATAGTTCAAATCATCATTTGTAATATTCCCAAATTGAGGTTATAATTAACTATAACAATATATAGGGAGCTGATATCTATCATGACTTTTAATAAATTTATTAAAAATAAACGAACAGAATTAAATCTAAGTCAAAATAAATTTGCTAAATCCATTGGAATAACTCAATCTTATTTTAACAATATCGAGAGGGGTGAGTTAAAAAACCCGCCCAGTGAAGAAGTTTTAGAAAAAATATCCATGGGTCTCATGTTAAATGAGGAGGAG
It includes:
- a CDS encoding diguanylate cyclase, which codes for MNIQKSVIKISVISCLIPIFFLGMYSFFLTQNETERREQEKIEFIFASEKKQLKLINDKMEAVLNLLEFFVIHSVEESSHKDKFEDLIEGMMDHIVTDNKEVENIFYGDEFGNFSLKGSGFIPEGYDPRRRPWYTGAVKEDSDYHTTDIYRFSNGESGITIAKVVYIQDKILGVVGVDLNFSDYQLKMSHLSIGKTGKMFIMDKKGMLVVDAGIPGVNDKNIILIKEYMDLKFKGEKSYLDEILSLKKPVIFDLDTPNGEKYFRLEPILELGLIMVGGTYKNELKELPLNIIKAGIIISLIGTIISLLIINSFSKKLKVHLKNLSILIEGISNGNYSKNIEEILMYISDDSELNVITKEVKNIQKNVKKREIELKEIARIDSLTGVYNRQSLTTFLEDEIIKKKMFQSTFSIIMIDLDNFKNINDVYGHVFGDFVLKEVCKIFMEETSKMDKVCRYGGEEFIIVLPNTNRMDAFKVGERLRKEIKKREFFNSREKIKVTISGGVMEYEEGLSVEGLIEIVDKSLYKAKRSGKNKILY
- a CDS encoding glycosyltransferase, producing the protein MEILFWHGYLLRGSGSNVFTLNIVEEFLKENNVYLFSQERNWGGVEDIGSHWVMDADQNLSLETNFKDDGFIGVTPYIGDLLPVFVYDEYDGFKVKTFDNLTDEELERYIDLNVKAMISFLKKNKIDIIYCNHFAIAPYIMKKVQEKTGVPYIVIGHGSSLNYIISRDKRYMNLSYEGFLDSKNVVVQSEYIRDRSCEIYERTEFFRDTRFKIIPSGVNFEQFNRLLKDKEVKNIIEEKVSYSNGPIKKIYDENYEKVKKLKDIEEIKKLLDEGENVIEYRDIDRDLISKLSENLRGEEKILYIGKLIISKGVHILLMSLPYIFQNNPTTNITIVGYGKFRPALEILLRGLIDGNKELLEIIIEKGNYLEEKKHGKLKYLSKFWNSLKECDKLDKYLELAKKIDLDRVVFLGKLDHDTLPHVIKKHSVIVVPSIFPESFGMVSIEGMSQGLVPVVFNHSGLKEVIPFKDSLVNLDGEVVNNLEKVVNLNLEKLGKVPNLNKKFIAESKKYSFESVAKRLLDLR